The Brachionichthys hirsutus isolate HB-005 chromosome 3, CSIRO-AGI_Bhir_v1, whole genome shotgun sequence genome has a window encoding:
- the LOC137911191 gene encoding transcription factor HIVEP3 yields the protein MEAGPSHPGDGERSGRQEQQHVIAETSAGSCPLQQPRQPSDSRPVHRALGRLQNRQPKHTDLLRLQQQQAVAWQRADTTGPSGGSFLSTGSSSMSSLPSTSSSRGEHGQLVPSQSIQEAHEGISSPRKGEKKPPKPGKYVCTYCGRPCAKPSVLQKHIRSHTGERPYPCVPCGFSFKTKSNLYKHRKSHAHRIKAGLASSRDEPSSSGPEGSGVGEDPEEHTEGESTESEEETGQHKKSSSKEMLGQQRKAGKELLGSSEETQRPDDSQAIKQRLALRLSERKRAPMASPDDHPSSLSTSTSSSSLGPGSKGSTESGYFSGSGSTDLSQVSPPSASAKSYAEIILGKYGRLGGQQRGPHPQQPHSSLSATGMEDKSIPFAVPKTQVIEHITKLITINEAVVDTSEIDSVKPRRSSLSRKSSLDSPKFTAPKDPYSFDPKGEAPGPSCLRLQDNPEADPAGAHELSAVPLLRSQSLPSPTSQGEPPSSGTMSPRGYRLCQSFDEQQADVAEMRVCHAQRMLRRQPAIEDPLGAELLLEEAGPTSSTPSRGAELARQHKQQQQSLFECEPCGVQFQHSEGYEAHQSICPGQQTLQQESTDTNKTCREDRPQMMIHYKFRALAMAVRKRRKEESLEEDPPSPGSVSMSDNSAGLIPLPSRPEHSQALSGVSLHTETKQQQQQDRKGVSVIQHTSSFEKQENISMESQELDVGESQQIQPSQPKPSPSRLIRQPNIQVPEILVTVEPDADMPSVSPPVTASSSKEVEKVEEFQWPQRSQTLAQLPPEKLPPKKKRLRLAEVTPQSSGESSFESGSLPRSPSQESNVSHASSLSASFDDTARSESAVWKSSSQSSQMLMVPSVLYQQHQSHKEMRRSASEQAPTSPQQTEQISETRSKSFDYGSLSSQQSASSWKERRKCLLVKHATLGEPEQEEGASVSQMYRPESPKPGPSRAVHPPLYSTDASPQFNLEATRRALQHLQPQPFSSSQDMVPLHPSGHQGFFPGSLSQPLPVTTAFSEILSTQVMHRAFLHSQAASSPVRIHSAQFHMAERLGIPSQQLPVLNPLQFSSRPRVGQSLILPFPPRVTVHTASPPTTDSRPAISSMSSALTHQSLVTISFDHPQPVITTCLAQLTPVVSIVVPVRLQTHLPTYACAMYTTLSQILDSTCLQGPVSCTAMVIMGQAEGDKLQRSYLQVPSPDAKSILPLSLPTELASGSGDTYGPLGAGGSKRMLSPAASLELSTEAQRNQKRVKEEGEEEQKTVEEEEGKDKSTGRKLEEGEKKQSEKTEIIAEGEQRHVPRMRDRVEEEEASAENVNKQKKEVSLVKENFGKSSAPTCPTLRTTTSVNWCYLNYVKPNPSVLREPRTSVYSTWSTSAHNPNLPGLSTKVALSLLCSKQKYSSETYTTAMAPSPAKSQLPSARSRTQHVSEVHAIPSSTRTKVKDQPEQDKKESKEKREEEGPSTSKQSEASRLRIFEGGYKSNEEYVYVRGRGRGKYICGECGIRCKKPSMLKKHIRTHTDVRPYVCKHCNFAFKTKGNLTKHMKSKSHGKKCHAVGVSESSVDEPESEETETVGSDERASASAEQEQHQFSEVESEDDDDNDDDDEEEESASHDDPPSSCSSDTHPSTGRHSSCSRHSQGTPEPEPPGPGPSPCQEPPPRGVWTSRRAASPGSRRGLFSRRAWKASPRAFSPSSESCSPSRSLSPRLELSSPLHSLSPRTELSSPSQHVSPSPERGPSPIRPLSPLRPISPSCYQTSQARAPPSPLRLPHRTPRYLPWESPDRKGSHVKPEKSGTVAEGSTLPEGSLFAPAFRLSTCEAYPGQQTTDIIFSHLPMHSQQAKVPCLMIPIGGIQMVQARPRSHPTTPSSPTSPPLEGLSLARFESYWGGPPRTQGLRTPGDHWTEQQAAGTSQSGQCVHSTALTCSKLELETTDSKQYGSSHSSIHAYRFETEGTEHSVRDTSIRSPLSLADPVASPVVGQQLEEEPNSGGDQVEGGAKDSSRTNLST from the exons ATGGAGGCTGGGCCCAGCCATCCGGGTGATGGGGAGCGGTCTGGAAGGCAAGAGCAGCAGCATGTTATAGCTGAGACCTCGGCAGGATCTTGTCCACTTCAGCAGCCCCGGCAGCCTTCTGATTCTCGACCTGTACACAGAGCCTTGGGCCGCCTGCAAAATCGCCAACCAAAACACACGGACCTGCTTCgcttacagcagcagcaggctgtaGCATGGCAACGTGCAGACACCACGGGTCCCTCAGGAGGCAGCTTCCTCTCTACAGGTTCCTCTTCAATGTCATCCCTCCCTTCTACGTCCTCCAGTCGGGGTGAGCATGGCCAGTTAGTCCCATCTCAGTCCATCCAAGAGGCCCACGAAGGGATCAGCTCACCCAGAAAAGGGGAGAAGAAACCCCCAAAGCCAGGGAAATATGTATGCACTTACTGCGGCCGTCCGTGTGCCAAGCCCAGTGTTCTTCAGAAACATATTCGCTCCCATACTGGAGAGAGACCCTACCCTTGTGTCCCTTGTGGTTTTTCTTTCAAGACCAAGAGCAACCTGTATAAGCATCGTAAATCCCATGCCCATCGCATTAAGGCAGGCCTGGCATCCAGTCGTGATGAACCCAGTTCGAGTGGACCAGAGGGCAGTGGCGTTGGAGAAGACCCTGAGGAacacacagagggagaaagCACTGAGTCTGAAGAGGAGACTGGACAACACAAAAAATCCTCCTCTAAGGAGATGTTGGGCCAGCAGAGGAAAGCTGGGAAGGAGCTGCTGGGAAGCTCAGAGGAGACGCAGAGACCCGACGACTCCCAGGCCATCAAGCAAAGACTGGCACTGAGGCTTAGTGAAAGGAAACGTGCCCCGATGGCTTCTCCAGATGAccatccttcctccctctccacctccacctcatcctcttccttaGGCCCTGGCAGTAAGGGCAGCACAGAATCTGGCTATTTTTCTGGATCAGGCAGCACTGACTTGTCCCAAGTTAGCCCCCCTAGTGCCAGTGCCAAAAGCTATGCAGAAATTATTCTCGGGAAATACGGACGACTGGGAGGGCAGCAGCGCGGCCCCCATCCACAGCAGCCTCATTCTTCCCTTTCCGCCACAGGAATGGAGGACAAAAGTATTCCCTTTGCTGTACCCAAAACCCAAGTAATAGAGCACATTACCAAGCTTATTACTATAAATGAAGCAGTCGTAGACACCAGTGAGATTGACAGTGTAAAACCCAGGCGCTCCTCTCTGTCCAGGAAGAGCAGCTTGGATTCACCCAAATTTACAGCCCCTAAAGATCCCTACTCATTTGACCCCAAAGGAGAAGCCCCCGGCCCCAGTTGTTTGAGACTCCAAGATAATCCCGAGGCAGATCCAGCAGGCGCCCATGAGCTGTCAGCAGTCCCTCTGCTCAGAAGCCAATCATTGCCATCACCTACCAGCCAAGGCGAGCCTCCTTCCTCCGGCACCATGTCCCCCAGAGGATACCGTCTCTGCCAGTCGTTTGATGAGCAGCAAGCTGATGTAGCAGAAATGCGGGTTTGCCATGCCCAGCGCATGCTGAGGCGACAGCCAGCCATAGAAGACCCTCTGGGAGCTGAgctcctgctggaggaggcCGGTCCCACCTCGTCGACTCCGAGCAGAGGCGCTGAACTCGCCAGGCAGcacaaacagcaacagcaaagccTGTTTGAATGTGAACCGTGTGGGGTCCAATTCCAACACAGTGAAGGGTATGAAGCCCACCAAAGCATATGCCCAGGCCAGCAAACACTACAACAAGAGAGCACAGATACAAACAAAACCTGCAGGGAGGATCGCCCCCAAATGATGATCCACTATAAGTTCCGAGCACTAGCTATggctgtgaggaagaggaggaaagaagaaagtcTGGAGGAAGATCCTCCCAGTCCAGGGTCTGTAAGCATGTCGGACAACTCTGCGGGCCTCATCCCTTTGCCAAGCAGACCAGAGCACAGCCAGGCCCTCTCAG gTGTTTCTTTACACACTgagacaaaacagcagcagcagcaggacaggaagggTGTGTCTGTCATCCAGCACACAAGCTCTTTTGAGAAGCAAGAGAATATATCCATGGAAAGTCAAGAACTCGACGTCGGCGAGAGTCAGCAAATACAACCGTCCCAGCCAAAACCATCACCCTCTCGCCTCATCCGCCAGCCAAACATCCAAGTGCCAGAGATCCTTGTTACTGTGGAGCCTGATGCTGACATGCCATCTGTGTCGCCACCAGTGACAGCATCCTCATCCAAG GAGGTCGAGAAAGTGGAGGAGTTCCAGTGGCCTCAGCGTAGCCAGACTTTGGCCCAGCTCCCGCCAGAGAAGCTgccaccaaagaagaagagactcCGCCTGGCAGAGGTGACTCCCCAGTCCTCTGGGGAGTCGAGCTTTGAGTCTGGGTCTTTGCCTCGCAGCCCCAGTCAAGAGAGTAACGTCTCCCACGCTTCAAGCCTCTCTGCTTCTTTTGATGACACAGCGAGATCAGAGTCTGCCGTCTGGAAGTCCAGTAGCCAGAGTTCGCAAATGTTGATGGTGCCATCTGTTCTCTACCAACAACACCAAAGCCACAAGGAAATGAGGCGATCAGCCTCAGAGCAGGCGCCGACCAGCCCCCAACAAACAGAGCAAATCTCAGAGACAAGAAGCAAGTCCTTCGACTATGGGTCTCTGTCGAGTCAGCAGTCTGCATCTTCctggaaagagaggagaaaatgtCTCCTTGTGAAGCATGCCACCTTAGGGGAGCCTGAGCAAGAGGAAGGGGCGAGCGTTAGTCAGATGTACAGACCAGAGAGTCCAAAGCCTGGGCCTTCCCGCGCAGTCCATCCTCCACTCTACTCAACCGATGCAAGCCCCCAATTCAACCTGGAAGCCACTAGGAGAGCCTTGCAGCACTTACAACCACAGCCTTTCTCGTCTTCCCAGGACATGGTCCCTTTGCATCCCAGTGGCCACCAGGGGTTTTTCCCAGGATCACTGTCACAGCCACTCCCTGTAACCACTGCCTTCTCTGAAATATTATCCACTCAAGTCATGCACAGAGCGTTCCTACATTCACAGGCAGCGTCTTCACCCGTACGGATACACTCGGCACAATTCCACATGGCAGAGCGATTGGGAATTCCATCTCAACAGCTTCCTGTTCTAAATCCTCTCCAGTTTTCTTCCAGGCCAAGAGTTGGTCAATCGCTGATCTTACCCTTTCCTCCAAGAGTTACTGTGCACACAGCTTCTCCTCCCACCACAGACAGCAGACCCGCCATCTCCTCTATGTCTTCTGCCCTTACCCATCAATCACTTGTAACAATCTCCTTTGACCACCCACAGCCGGTAATCACCACATGCCTGGCACAGCTTACACCAGTCGTGTCCATTGTGGTGCCAGTGCGCCTCCAGACACATTTACCTACATATGCTTGTGCCATGTATACCACCCTGTCTCAGATCCTGGATTCCACCTGTTTGCAGGGACCCGTTTCTTGCACAGCAATGGTCATTATGGGTCAGGCGGAGGGGGACAAGTTGCAAAGGTCTTATTTGCAGGTCCCCTCCCCAGATGCCAAGAGCATTCTTCCCCTTTCCTTGCCGACGGAGCTGGCCTCAGGATCTGGAGACACGTACGGTCCACTCGGTGCTGGAGGAAGTAAGCGCATGCTTTCACCTGCAGCCAGCTTAGAACTGAGCACAGAGGCCCAACGTAATCAAAAAAGGGTAaaggaagaaggggaggaggagcaaaagacggtagaggaggaggagggcaaaGACAAATCCACTGGGAGAAAACTGGAAGAAGGTGAAAAGAAACAGAGCGAGAAGACGGAGATAATAGCGGAGGGAGAGCAGAGGCATGTGCCTCGGATGCGCGAtcgtgtggaggaggaggaagcgtcagctgaaaatgtcaataaacaaAAGAAGGAGGTGTCACTTGTGAAAGAGAACTTTGGCAAATCGAGTGCCCCTACATGTCCCACCCTTCGGACCACCACCTCAGTGAACTGGTGCTACCTGAACTATGTCAAGCCCAACCCTTCTGTCCTGAGGGAACCACGCACCTCAGTTTATTCTACCTGGAGCACCAGCGCTCACAACCCAAACCTGCCGGGACTCAGTACAAAGGTAGCCTTGTCTCTGCTGTGCTCCAAACAGAAGTACAGCTCAGAGACGTACACAACGGCCATGGCCCCGAGCCCGGCTAAAAGCCAACTGCCCTCTGCCCGTAGCAGGACCCAACATGTGTCAGAG GTGCACGCTATCCCGTCCAGCACCCGCACTAAAGTAAAAGATCAGCCGGAGCAGGACAAGAAAGAGagcaaagagaagagagaagaggaaggaccGTCCACCTCCAAACAGAGCGAGGCTTCTCGCCTTCGCATCTTCGAAGGCGG GTATAAGTCTAATGAGGAGTACGTTTACGTGAGAGGTCGGGGAAGGGGCAAGTACATATGTGGAGAATGCGGCATACGCTGCAAGAAGCCGAGCATGCTGAAAAAGCATATCAGAACGCACACTGATGTCCGTCCATACGTCTGCAAACACTGCAACTTTGCCTTTAAAACCAAAG GAAACCTTACGAAACACATGAAGTCAAAGTCTCATGGGAAAAAGTGCCACGCAGTGGGTGTATCCGAGTCATCGGTGGATGAGCCAGAGAGTGAGGAAACAG AAACGGTAGGAAGCGATGAACGCGCGTCTGCCTCAGCAGAACAGGAGCAGCACCAGTTTTCTGAGGTGGAGTCGGAGGATGATGACGAtaatgacgacgatgatgaggaagaggagtccgCGTCCCACGATGACCCACCATCCTCCTGTTCATCAGACACCCATCCATCAACAGGAAGGCATTCCAGCTGCAGTAGACATTCACAGGGCACTCCGGAACCTGAGCCCCCAGGACCTGGTCCAAGCCCCTGCCAGGAGCCCCCCCCAAGGGGAGTCTGGACCAGCAGACGAGCTGCCTCTCCGGGGAGCCGGCGAGGGCTGTTCTCTCGGCGGGCCTGGAAGGCATCGCCAAGAGCTTTCTCCCCCAGTAGCGAGAGCTGTTCCCCCAGCCGCAGCCTCTCCCCACGTCTTGAGCTATCCTCACCCCTCCACAGCCTCTCCCCCAGGACAGAGCTGTCCTCACCCAGCCAGCATGTCTCGCCGTCACCTGAGAGAGGACCATCTCCCATCAGACCCCTTTCTCCTCTTCGTCCTATTTCGCCCAGCTGCTACCAGACATCCCAAGCCCGGGCCCCTCCCTCGCCGCTCAGGTTACCACACAGGACCCCGAGATACCTTCCATGGGAGAGCCCAGACAGAAAGGGCAGTCATGTCAAACCG GAGAAAAGTGGTACAGTAGCAGAAGGGTCGACATTGCCAGAAGGGAGCTTGTTTGCCCCTGCTTTCCGTCTTTCCACCTGTGAGGCTTATCCTGGCCAACAAACCACGGACATCATCTTCAGCCATCTTCCCATGCACTCCCAGCAAGCTAAGGTCCCTTGTTTGATGATCCCCATAGGTGGGATCCAAATGGTACAGGCCAGACCCAGGTCCCACCCTACCACACCCTCGTCCCCCACATCTCCTCCCCTGGAGGGGCTGTCACTGGCCAGGTTTGAATCATACTGGGGCGGGCCCCCCAGAACTCAAGGGCTCAGGACTCCTGGAGACCACTGGACAGAGCAACAGGCAGCAGGAACCAGCCAATCAGGGCAGTGTGTTCATAGCACGGCACTAACATGTTCCAAACTGGAGTTGGAGACCACAGACTCAAAGCAATATGGCAGCTCACATAGCTCCATCCACGCCTATAGGTTTGAGACTGAGGGCACTGAGCACAGCGTCAGAGACACCAGTATAAGATCACCGCTCAGTCTAGCAGACCCCGTAGCCTCACCTGTCGTTGGACAACAGCTAGAGGAGGAGCCTAATTCTGGTGGCGATCAGGTGGAAGGAGGAGCTAAAGACTCATCTCGAACAAACCTGAGCACGTAA